One window of Candidatus Acidulodesulfobacterium ferriphilum genomic DNA carries:
- a CDS encoding HAMP domain-containing protein encodes MRFSLFFSIILILKKFYNISLRIKVIGLVIFAALILGLPVIYFVNKDFSQQNNIQLRLMSKTTSEQLSSQSVNYILEDNIYALTRLLKNSLKSDPDAVYAFIQNKRGEVIASTFNGGFPAGLLKVNDFKPKSLSTVKIKTTKGMIYDTSAPILEGRLGVVRVGISSVRSNLTLYSLIRSIFFSMIFAAALAIILSGAIAWWVMAPIVKLSEAVNMVKNGSYDVKLDVKRDDEIGKLTNGFNEMVNSLKKANLEQIENDNLRKNFITNVIKAQEEERKRIARDLHDQFAQMLAYIKIRFGLLKDLNDFKEARSSIIQISEDLAKALDLVRDIAKSLMPGILDEMGLVCAASSYIDDINKKSADFRVDFYTGSLKDKRFHPNTEINVYRIIQEALSNVILHSQTNYAKISLEESDGKIRGAIEDYGIGFKYDIIKKDSFGIFGMIERAKLLGGDLEIESIPGKGTEVKFWVPAAQIT; translated from the coding sequence ATGAGATTTTCTTTATTTTTTTCAATTATATTAATCCTTAAAAAATTTTATAATATTTCTTTAAGGATTAAAGTTATAGGACTTGTTATATTTGCCGCTTTAATACTTGGGTTGCCTGTTATATACTTTGTAAATAAAGACTTTTCGCAACAAAATAATATACAATTAAGGCTAATGAGCAAGACTACCTCCGAACAGTTATCGTCCCAGTCCGTGAATTATATTCTTGAGGATAATATATATGCCCTGACGAGATTATTGAAAAACTCGCTTAAAAGCGATCCCGATGCGGTTTATGCTTTTATTCAAAATAAAAGAGGCGAGGTTATCGCATCTACTTTTAACGGCGGATTTCCTGCAGGCTTGCTAAAAGTTAACGATTTTAAACCGAAAAGTTTATCCACCGTTAAAATTAAAACTACCAAAGGGATGATATATGATACATCCGCACCTATTTTAGAGGGAAGGCTTGGTGTGGTGCGTGTCGGAATTTCATCCGTAAGGTCAAATCTGACCCTTTATTCGCTGATAAGATCCATATTTTTTTCCATGATATTTGCGGCCGCTTTAGCCATCATACTTTCGGGCGCAATCGCCTGGTGGGTTATGGCCCCGATAGTTAAATTATCGGAGGCTGTTAATATGGTAAAAAACGGCAGTTATGATGTAAAATTGGATGTTAAAAGGGATGATGAAATAGGAAAACTTACAAACGGCTTTAATGAAATGGTAAATAGTTTAAAAAAGGCAAATTTGGAACAAATCGAAAATGATAACTTAAGAAAAAACTTCATTACAAATGTGATAAAGGCTCAAGAAGAAGAAAGGAAAAGGATAGCAAGAGACCTGCATGACCAGTTTGCGCAGATGCTTGCTTACATAAAAATAAGATTTGGGCTGCTTAAGGATTTAAATGACTTTAAAGAGGCCAGAAGCAGCATTATTCAAATTAGCGAAGATTTGGCAAAGGCGCTTGACCTTGTCCGCGATATAGCGAAAAGTTTAATGCCCGGAATATTGGACGAGATGGGCTTAGTCTGTGCCGCCTCCAGTTATATAGACGATATTAATAAAAAAAGCGCGGATTTTAGGGTAGATTTTTACACGGGCAGTCTTAAGGATAAAAGATTTCATCCTAATACCGAAATTAATGTTTACAGGATAATTCAAGAAGCATTATCGAATGTCATACTTCATTCGCAAACTAATTATGCGAAAATAAGCCTTGAAGAGAGTGACGGAAAGATAAGGGGCGCTATCGAAGATTACGGAATCGGTTTTAAATATGATATTATTAAAAAAGATAGTTTTGGAATATTCGGAATGATAGAAAGGGCAAAACTTTTAGGCGGCGATTTGGAAATAGAATCTATCCCGGGCAAAGGAACCGAGGTTAAGTTTTGGGTGCCTGCGGCGCAAATAACTTAA
- a CDS encoding response regulator transcription factor yields MITIVLVDDHHLMLSGLKMIISGQEDLQVVGTASDTISAIEAVKTNKPDVIVLDISLPKANGLDMISRLKSVSPESKILILTMYEDRQYVYKALENGALGYIPKKAAEHDLIYSIRTVAGGELYIHPSLVKSLINKEDNEYRYNDNGSSNRERSLWDSLSPREQDVLIFVAEGFSNKEIGEKLFINEKTAATHRLRGMEKLDLLNKSDLVDLIFFKLKLPKK; encoded by the coding sequence ATGATAACAATAGTTTTGGTGGATGATCATCATCTGATGCTTTCCGGCCTGAAAATGATAATAAGCGGACAGGAGGATTTACAGGTAGTAGGAACGGCAAGCGATACAATATCTGCTATAGAGGCCGTTAAAACAAACAAGCCGGATGTCATAGTTCTTGACATTTCTTTGCCTAAAGCCAACGGGCTCGATATGATATCCCGGCTTAAAAGTGTTTCTCCAGAATCAAAAATACTAATTTTAACCATGTACGAAGACAGGCAGTATGTTTATAAAGCGCTTGAAAATGGCGCTCTGGGTTATATACCCAAAAAAGCGGCAGAACATGATTTGATTTACTCTATAAGAACGGTGGCAGGAGGAGAATTATATATTCATCCGTCTTTAGTCAAAAGCTTAATTAATAAAGAGGACAACGAATATCGTTATAACGATAACGGCTCGTCAAACAGGGAAAGATCATTATGGGATAGTTTAAGCCCGAGAGAACAGGATGTTTTGATATTTGTTGCAGAGGGTTTTTCAAACAAAGAGATTGGCGAAAAACTATTCATTAATGAAAAAACGGCAGCTACCCACCGTTTAAGGGGGATGGAGAAATTGGATCTTTTAAACAAATCCGACCTTGTCGATTTAATTTTCTTTAAGCTTAAACTTCCGAAAAAGTAA